TTCCGCTTCGAGGGCGTGACCCAGCGCAGCGTCATCATCGAGCAGGCCGAGGGTGTCCTCAACCTGCTGCCGACCGTGCCCCTGGGCGGCCCCGCCACCGTCGCCAACCGCGATGCCCGGAGCATGCGCTCGTTCACGGTGCCGTGGATTCCCCACGATGATTCCATCACGCCCCAGGACGTCCAGGGCGTGCGCGGCTTCGGTGTCGCCGATGCCGCCGATCCTCTGGCCACGGTGATGGAGCGCAAGCTGACTCGCATGCGCTCGAAACATGCCCAGACCCGCGAGTTCATGGAGGTCAATGCGCTCCGCGGCATCATCCGCGACGGCTCCGGGTCCACCCTCTACGACTATTTCAGTGAATTCGCCCTGAGCCGTCAGCAGGTGGATTTCACCCTGGGCACCGCCACCACCAATGTCCAGGCCAAGATCCGCGACGTGTTGCGCAAGGTGGAGACCGAACTGAAGGGCGAGACCATGACCAGCGTTCTGGCCCTGGTCAGCCCGGAATTCTTCGACAAGCTGATCGGCCACGCCAAGGTCGAGCAGGCCTACCAGTATTATTCCTCGACCGGCGCCCAGCCGCTCAGGGAGGACGTCCGCCGCCGCTTCCCCTTCGCCGGCATGGTGTTCGAGGAATACAGCGCCACCGTCACTCTTTCCACCGGTGAGACGGAAACCCTGATCCCGGCCGGCGAGGGCATCGCCTTCCCGCTCGGCACCATGGACACCTTCGTCACCTATGGCGCCCCGGCCAACCTGATCGAGACGGTCAACACCCTGGGCGTGCCCATGTATGCCCGCCAGTTGGCCCGCCAGGACGGCAGCGCCATCGACGTCAAGACCGAGGCGTCCATCCTGCCGGTCAACAAGCGCCCGCGTCTGGCGGTGCGGTTGTTCTCGGGTAACTGACCGTGACGGCCTTCGCCGCTGCCATCGACGACCTGTTCGCCGACCCGAACATGGCCGTCGCCGTCAGCTACCAGGGCCATCCCGTGCGCGCCCTGGTGCGGCGGCCCGACCGCGAAGCGGAATTCTCGGCCATCACTGTGCAGACCAGCACGGCGGTGTTCGAGATCCGGCGACGGGATGTTCCGGCTCCC
This is a stretch of genomic DNA from Magnetospirillum gryphiswaldense MSR-1 v2. It encodes these proteins:
- a CDS encoding major capsid protein, whose product is MNAIINPFDAGGYSLAEMTQAINILPNLYTRLGQMGLFRFEGVTQRSVIIEQAEGVLNLLPTVPLGGPATVANRDARSMRSFTVPWIPHDDSITPQDVQGVRGFGVADAADPLATVMERKLTRMRSKHAQTREFMEVNALRGIIRDGSGSTLYDYFSEFALSRQQVDFTLGTATTNVQAKIRDVLRKVETELKGETMTSVLALVSPEFFDKLIGHAKVEQAYQYYSSTGAQPLREDVRRRFPFAGMVFEEYSATVTLSTGETETLIPAGEGIAFPLGTMDTFVTYGAPANLIETVNTLGVPMYARQLARQDGSAIDVKTEASILPVNKRPRLAVRLFSGN
- a CDS encoding head-tail joining protein — its product is MTAFAAAIDDLFADPNMAVAVSYQGHPVRALVRRPDREAEFSAITVQTSTAVFEIRRRDVPAPQAGDMIIDDGGSFVVQGEPRLDAERLVWTLDTRPG